The DNA region TTCGCTCAGCGGGCCGATATCCGGGTCGGCGCTCAGAACGTCCATTGGGAGCCGAAAGGCGCGTACACCGGCGAGCTCTCGATCTCCATGGTGATGGAGGCGGGAGCCCGGGTGGTGCTGATCGGCCACTCCGAGCGGCGGCACCTGGTGGGGGAGACCGACGAGCAGGTATCCCGGAAGACGGTCGCCGCGCTCGCGGCCGGCGTCACCCCGCTGGTGTGCGTCGGCGAGACCGGGGCCGAGCGGGAAAGTGGCCGCACCGAATCGGTGATCCAGCGGCAGGTGGAGGCGGTGCTCGCGAAGGTGCCGGCCGCCGACTGGGTTCGGGTGATCCTGGCGTACGAGCCGGTCTGGGCGATCGGGACCGGGAAGAATGCCACGCCGGACGATGCCGCCCAGGTACACGATCTCATCCGGTTTCAGCTCTCCCGGCGCGACGTCGACGTGCGGGTGCCCATCCTGTACGGCGGCAGCGTCAGCCCCGCGAACGTGCTGTCGTTGCTCGCCCGCCCCGAGGTGGACGGCGTGCTGGTGGGCGGCGCGAGTCTCGATCCGGACCGCTGGGGCGAGCTGGTGGGACTCGGCGGTTGACGCCGGAACGTCGCGCGCCGCTGGCACTTCCCGCCATTCGCCTCTAGCTTTTCAGCAGTCTCTCCATGCTTCCCCAGCCGGAGCCGGCGATCGACGACCTCACGCCTCTCCTCTCCGACGGCGTGCTCCTCGCCCGGCTCGTCGGGATCGATTCGACCAGCCATCTCAGCAATCTCCCGCTGGCCGATTTCATCTGCGACTACGTCGATCGTCCGGGCGTCCGGATCACCCGACTGCAATCGGCCGATGGCCAGAAGGCCAATCTGCTGCTCGCCGCCGGGCCGGAGCGCGCGGACCGGCGGGGGCTGATGCTCTCGGGGCACATGGACGTGGTACCGGCCACGGAGCCCGAGTGGCGGACCGACCCGTTCCTGCTCACCGAGGTGCACGAGACCTACGCGGGGCGGGGCACAGCCGATATGAAGGGCTTCCTCGCGCTCGCGATAAATCGATTCCGCGCTCTGGACCCCGCGAAGCTCAGGTACCCGCTGCTGCTCCTCCTGACCTACGACGAGGAGACCGGCACTCTCGGCGCCCGCCACTTTTCCGAGACCTGGCCCTCGCCCGAGACGCTTCCTCGAAACGTGGTGATCGGCGAGCCGACCTCGCTCCGCGTGGTCCGGTTGCACAAGGGAATGATCCGACTCCGGCTCGAGTTCGAGGGCCGCGCCGCGCACAGTGGGTATCCCCACCTGGGCCGAAGCGCCATCGAGCCGGCCGCGCGGGCGATCGTCGCGCTCGGCGAGCTGCGCCGCACGATGGAGACCGAGCGTCCGGCCAACGGCGAGTTCTTCCCCGAGGTACCCTTCGCGGCGCTCAACGTGGGGACCGTCGCCGGCGGGAGCGCCGCCAACGTCATACCCGACAGGTGCGTGGCACAGATCGGCATCCGGCTCTTGCCGGGCATGTCCGCCGACGAGCTCATGGAGCGGGTCCGTGCGACGGCGCGCGCCGCCGTGGGCGGCGAGCCGTTCACGCTCGACCTGGGCAGCGAGAGCCCGCCGCTGATGCTCCCCGCGGACGCCGAAATTCACCGGCAGCTCTGCACCGTCCTCGGCCAGCGTGATTCCCACAGCGTCATGTTCGCCACCGACGCCGGCTGGCTCCAGCGGATCGGGCTCGAGTGCGTGCTCTTCGGGCCCGGCACGATCAAAGTGGCCCACCGGCCCAATGAGTCGCTCCCCATTGGCGAGTTCGTCCGCGCCGGGCACGTCCTCGACGACCTCATCCAGAAGAGCTGCATCGAGTCATGAGCCCGGCGGTGCTCGAAGCCGAGCTGATGTGGACCCTCGGCGGGTTTGCCCCGGGCGTCCAGATTGCGATCGGGGACGATGGGCGGATCGCCGCCGCGGGGGCACTCGGTCTGTCTCCCACGGAGCGGCTGAGCGGCGTCGCGCTGCTGCCCGGATTCGTCGACACCCATTCCCACGCCTTTCAGCGTGGCCTCCGGGGCTCCGGCGAGCGCTTCCCCGCCGGTGCGGGGAGCTTCTGGAGCTGGCGCGAGGCGATGTACGCACTGGTCGGGTCGCTCGATCGCGAGTCGCTTCGCCGCTGGTCGGTGCAGGCGTTCGGCGAGATGCGCGATGCCGGGGTCACGACGGTGGGAGAGTTCCATTACGTCCATCACGAGCGCGACGGCGACTTCGCGCTGGACGAGGTGGTGCTGGCGGCAGCGGCCGAGGTGGGGATCCGGATCGCGCTCCTCAACACGTTCTACGCGACCGGCGCGCCCGGAAAGCCCCTGCAAGGGGCCCAGTGCCGCTTCGCGACGCCGTCGCTGGACGAGTACTGGCGCCGGATGGATCTGCTCGCCGGCATGCTCGAACCTGCGACCCAGAGCCTCGGCGCCGTGGCGCACAGCATCCGGGCGGCGAGCCCCGAGCAGATCCGCGCGGTGCACGATGAGGCGATGCGTCGGGCCCTTCCGTTCCACATGCACGTCGAGGAGCAGGAGCGGGAGATCGAGGAGTCGATGGCGGCGTACGGCGCCACGCCCATGGCTGTCATCCTCGATGCGCTCGACGTGCGCGACAACTTCACGGCCGTCCACTGCACCCACACCTCCGACGCCGACATGGCGAGGTTTCTCGCGGCAGGGGGCCGGGTGTGTCTGTGCCCGCTGACCGAGGCGAACCTGGGCGACGGGATCCCCCGATTGTCGCTCCCGCACGCCGCCCGTGATCGGCTCGCGCTCGGCACCGACTCCAATAATCGACTCTCGCTGCTGGAAGAGATGCGCTGGCTGGAATACGGGCAGCGACTCGAGGGGGAGATGCGTGGAGCGCTGGCGGATGAGGCGGGGAACGTGGCGACCACGGTCCTCGCCGCCGCCACCACCGGGGGCGCCCGCGCGCTGGCGGTGGACACCGGGCGCATCGCGCCGGGCGCCTGGGCCGATCTGGTAGCGATCGATCTGACCGCTCCGGCGCTCGCGGAGGTCGGACCGGAGCGGCTGCTCGAGGCGCTGGTCTTCGGCGCGGGCAACGAGGTCATCGCCGGCACGTTCGTGGGCGGCCGCTGGCGAGCGACGCGCGCGCGTGCCTGAGCTCCCGGACATCACCGTCTACCTGGACTGCCTCGCTCCGAGAGTGGTGGACCAGCCGCTCGAACGACTGCTCATCCGCAATCCGTTCGTGCTCCGCTCGGTCTCGCCATCTGTCGCCGAGGTGGAAGGCAAGCGAGTCCGCGGCCTCCGCCGGCTCGGCAAGCGCGTGGTGCTGGCGCTGGAGGACGAGCTCTTCCTGGTGATCCACCTGATGATCGCCGGGCGGCTGCGCTGGCGGGCGGCCGGCGCCAGGATCCCCGCCATGCTGGCGCTCGCCACCTTCCAGTTCCCCTCCGGCGTGCTGGTGCTGACCGAGGCGGGCCGCACCCGGAGGGCGTCACTCCACGTGCTGCGGGGCGAGGCAGCGCTCCGGGAGTTCGACCGCGGCGGCCTGGACGTGCTCGGCGCGGACCACGCGGCCTTTGCCGCCCGTCTCACGTCGGAGAACCACACGCTCAAGCGCGCGCTCACCGATCCCCGCCTGTTCAGCGGCATCGGGAACGCGTATTCCGACGAGATCCTGCACCGCGCGCGACTCTCACCGCTGACGCTCACCAGCCGACTCGAGGAAGAGGAGATCACGAGGCTGTTCGACGCCACCGGCGCGGTCCTGCGGGAGTGGACAGCGCGCCTTCGGGCCGAGGCGGGTGAGGAGTTTCCGGAGAAGGTGACGGCGTTCCGGGAGGGAATGGCGGTGCACGGGCGGTTTGGCCTGCCTTGCCCGGTCTGCGGCGCGCCGGTGCAGCGGATTCGCTATGCGGCCAACGAGACCAACTACTGCGCCCGCTGCCAGACCGGCGGCCGGCTGCTGGCGGACCGGGCGATGTCGCGGATCCTGCGGGAGGATTGGCCTCGGTCGATCGACGAGGTGGAGTGAGCGAGCGGAGCTGTCGACCCTCGCGGGAACTGTCATCCCGAGCCTATTCGCTGCGCGGCCGTCCTTCCCGTCCTTCCCGTCCTATCGCAGCACCCCCTCCACCATCCCCTGCGCCTCCGCGACCAGCCGGGCCAGATGGTCCGCGTCACGAAAGCTTTCAGCGTAGAGCTTGTACACGTTTTCCGTGCCCGACGGCCTGGCCGCGAACCAGCCGTGTGCCGTGGTGACCTTGAGGCCGCCGATCGGCGCACCGTTGCCGGGAGCGCGGGTGAGCTTGGCGGTGATCGGATCACCGGCGAGCGATCCCGCGGTCACCGCCTCTGGGGTGAGCCGCTTGAACGCCGCCTTCTGCGCGGGGGAGCACGGTGTGTCGAGCCGGGTGTAGATCGGCGCGCCCAGCCTCGCGCTCAGCTCGGCGTAGTAGACACCGGGGTCGCGGCCGGTCACGCCGGTAATCTCCGCCGCGAGCAACCCCAGCAGAATTCCGTCCTTGTCGGTGGTCCAGACCGAGCCGTCGCGCCGGAGGAAGCTGGCCCCCGCGCTCTCCTCGCCGCCGAAACAGCAACTCCCGTCGAACAGTCCCGGCGCGAACCATTTGAATCCCACCGGCACCTCCAGCAGCGTCCGCCCCAGCTCCGCCACCACCCGGTCGATCACGGCACTGGAGACCAGCGTCTTCCCCACCGCCGCCCCGCTCGGCCACTTCGGGCGATGGGTCAACAGGTAATGAATCGCCACGGCCAGGTAGTGATTCGGGTTGAGCAATCCCGCCGAGGGCGCGACGATACCATGGCGGTCCGCGTCGGGATCGTTGCCCCAGGCCACCGCGAAGCGGTCCTTGAGACCGACCAGGCTCGCCATGGCCCACGGGCTGGAGCAGTCCATCCGGATCTTGCCGTCGTGATCCACCGTCATGAAGCCAAAGGCCGGATCGAGCACCGGGTTCACCACCGTGAGATCGAGACCGTAGCGCTCGGCGATCCGGGGCCAGTAGCCGAGGGAGGAGCCGCCCATAGGGTCCACCCCGATCCGCACGCCCGCGGACCGGACCGCCTCGAGGTCGAGCGCGCTGCCCAGCGCCGCGACGTAGGGCTCGACCAGATCCTCCTGGTGGGTGGTCGAAGCCGCGCGGGCCGTTGCCACGGGCACCCGGCGGACGCCGGCGTTGCGCGCAGCCAGGAGCGCGTTCGCCCGGTCCTGGATGCGGGTGGTGATCTCGGTATCGGCCGGCCCACCGGTTGGTGGGTTGTACTTGAACCCGCCGTCCGCCGGCGGATTGTGCGAGGGGGTGATCACGACCCCGTCCGCCAGCCCGGCCGACCGGCGCGCGTTGTAGTTGAGGATGGCGTGGGAGATGGCCGGCGTCGGGGTGAAGCCGTCGTCCTGCTGGACGACGACCGCCACGCCGTTGGCCGCGAACACCTCCAGCGCCGTCCGCTCCGCCGGACGCGACACCGCGTGGGTGTCCTTCCCCAGGAAGAGCGGCCCGGTGATGCCGCTGGCGACGCGGTATTCGCTGATCGCCTGGCTGATGGCCAGGATGTGAGACTCGGTGAAGCTGCCGTCCAGCGGGGTGCCACGGTGCCCGCTGGTCCCGAAGCTCACCCGCTGCGCCGGATCATCGGGGTCCGGCCGGCGGCCATGATACTGGAGCTCGAGCGCGCCGACGTCGACCAGGAGGTTCCGTGGGGCGGGCTGGCCGGCGAGTGGATGCATCGAGGCTCGTGGTGATCGGCGGGCGTCGGAGAGTGCGTGACCGCCGAAACATCACCCCGACCGGCGGGGCAGACAACCACAGCGGTCCGGCGCGAGCCGGCGGAATCTGGCCAAGGCGGCACGGGGCTCGTATCCTGGATGCAACGAAAGCGAGAGCCTCATGACCCATCCGACGCCCCATCCCGCGGGCGCTCTGCCTGACCGGCAGCCGCGCGACAACGAGCTCGACGTTTACGGACTTACCCACGCCGGCAAGGTACGGAAGTCGAATCAGGATCATTTCCTGATCTGCTCGCTGCGGAAGCAGATGCAGGTGCATCGCACCAGCCTGCCCGACGTCGATCGCCTTCCGACCTTCGAGAACCGGCTGGCGTTTCTGGCGATGGTGGCGGATGGGGTGGGTGGGAACGCGGCAGGGGAAACGGCGAGCCGAGTCGCGCTCGAGGCCGTCACCCGTTATCTCGGCCACAGCGTGCAATGCTACTATGCCGGGAGCAGCCACGACGACCGGACCTTCCTGGCCGACCTGCAGGAAGCCGCCATGCGCTGCCATGCGGAGATCCTGGCGGAATCGGATCGGGACCCGGACCTGGCCGGCATGGCGACGACGCTCACGCTCTGGCTCAGTGTCTGGCCGCGGGGCTATCTGCTGCAGGTGGGCGACAGCCGCTGCTACGTGCTCCGTCAAGGCGAGCTGACTCAGATCTCCCGGGACCAGACCATGGCGCAGGAGCTGATAGATGCCGGCGTGATGGCCCGGGCGGAAGCCGACCGGACCCGGTGGGCACACGTGCTCTCGAGCGCCATCGGTGGCCAGCAGACCGCGCCATCGGTGACCCGGCTGGATCACGCGTGGGACACCGTCGGCCTTCTCTGCAGCGACGGACTCACCCGCCACGTCAGCGATGACAGGATTCGGCAACGCCTGCTGGAGATGACTTCCGCCAGGGAGGCCTGCGAGAGCCTGCTGCAGGACGCCCTCGAGGGCGGTGGCAGCGACAACATTACCATCCTGATCGGCCGCAGCGTTCCCGCCGAGAGTTGACCCAACCTGTGTCGGCCGCTAGACTTCGCGGCTGCCCAGGAGGCTATTTCATGTTCGCGTTCCTGCTCACGCTGCTCATTCTCGACGCGCTGCTGCTCTCGGTCGTGGTCCTGCTCCAGGCGGGCCAGGGCGGGGGACTCGCCTCGCTCGGCGGCGGCACGACCGATACCGTGCTCGGCGGCCGCCAGGCCGTCACCATCCTCACCAAGGCGAGCTGGTGGTGCGGCGGCATCTTCCTGGTGCTGGCGCTGATGCTCTCGTTCGTACGCCGCAGCGGCGATACCAGCGCGCTGCAGGAGCGGTTGCGGGCCTCGTCGCCGGCGGCGCCCGCCTCAGGCGCGCAGGTGCCGCTCGGCGGCTCGCCCCTGCCGCCTGCCTCGGAGCCAGCGGGTGGCGCCAAGCCTTCGGCCGCGGGGACCGCAAAGGTGCCGGCAAGCGGAGCCGCGCCGGCCAAGTCTCCAGCCGCCGCACCGGCTCCCGTCAAGGCTCCGTCTCCGGGGGCGGCGCCTCCCAAGCCCAAGCAGTGACCAGGATCGAGCGCGGGGTGAGCCGATGACGGGTCGCCCCGCTTTCGTTTTGCTGGAGGACGGCACCTGGTTCTCCGGAACCACGTCCCGGCCCATCGATCCCGGCTTCGGCGAAGTGGTCTTCACCACCAACCTCACCGGCTACCAGGAGACATTCACCGACCCCAGCTACCTGGGGCAGATCGTGGTGATGACGGCGCCGATGATCGGCAACTACGGGGTGAATCTCGAAGACATGGAATCGCCCCGGCCCCAGGTCACCGGTGTGGTGGTGCGCGAGCTCTCTCAGCACATGTCCAACTGGCGCGCTACGATGAGCCTGGACACCTGGCTGTCCGAGGCGGGCGTGCCGGTGCTGGAGGATGTCGACACGCGCCGGCTCACCCGCCACCTGCGCGAACGGGGCGCGATGCGAGGCGTCCTGGCGGAGGGCCGCGAACCCAGCCGCGAGCTCACGGCCCAGCTGCTGGCGTCCCCTTCTATGGAAGGTCTCGACCTCGCCTCCCGCGCCACCGTGCACGAGCCCTGGACCGAGGGTCGGGACGGCCCGCACGTGGTGGCGTACGACTACGGCATCAAGCGAAACATCGTCCGGATGCTGGTGCGCGCGGGATGTCGGGTCACGGTGGTCCCGGCGAAGACGAGCGCGGCTCAGGTGCGCGAGCTAAACCCTGATGGACTCTTTCTTTCGAATGGCCCGGGCGATCCGGCCGCGGTGGCCTACGCCGTCGACACCATCGCGGATCTCGCCGGCGGGGGCCTTCCCACCTTCGGAATCTGTCTAGGCCACCAGCTCGTCGGCCTCGCCTTCGGCGGCTCCACCGCCAAGCTTCCCTACGGACATCGCGGGGGTAACCACCCGGTCCGCGATCTGCGCACGGGCCAGGTCCTGATCACCACGCAAAACCATGGCTTCGCAGTGGTTGGCGATGCCGGCGCGGTGCCCGGAGCCAGCGGGCTCGAGGTCACCCACCTGAACCTCAACGACGGTACCATCGAGGGCGTACGGCACCGCGAGCTCCCGCTCTTCGCCGTGCAGTACCACCCGGAAGCCGCCCCCGGGCCGCACGACGCTTTCCCCCACTTTGCCGAGTTCCTGGCCACGCTGCAGGGCCGCCAGACCACGGTGCAAAGTCCAACCCCTTGACAGACAACACTTAAGCTCCTACTATCGGCCGTAAGGAAGCCCGCCAGCCTCGCTGCCTGAAACCCGTCTGGGGGACGCATGACCAAGGCCGATCTCGTCGAGCAGGTCACTGCTTCAATTGCCAAGACCGCTGGGCCGATGATCTCCAAGAAGGACTGCGCCCGAGTAGTGGACGCGTTCCTCGAGGCGGTCAAGGACGCGCTCAAGCAGCAGCACAACATCGAGGTTCGCGGGTTCGGGACCTTCAAGATCCGCCGGCGGAAGACCCGCATGGCGCGGAACCCCCGCACCGGTGACCCGGTCGAGGTCGCCGCGCGTCCGGTCCCCGTATTCAAGCCCAGTAAAGAGTTACGGGCGCTGGTGGCGGACGAAGGCGAGCCGCAGGCGGAGCCGGTCCCAGGCATGTAGTCGCCGGCCCGGCGCCGGCGGCCGCACTGCACGACGGGTCGCTCCGGGGCACATGCCCCGGGGCGACCCGTCTTCGTACCGGACCCGCGCGGCGGTGTTTCCCCTGCCGCGGAGCAGGGATAGCTTTCCGCTATGGCAGTCGAACTCTCCTCCGGCGTGACCGTGCGAGTGCTCCTGTTCGCCAGCTACGCCGACCGGCTCGGGCTCGAGTCGATCGCGCTGACGCTGCCGGCACCGGCCTCGGTCGGCGCCGTGCTGGAACGGCTGCGGGCGCTGCCGGGGGGCGATCAGCTCCCGGCGCGGCCGCTCTGCGCTCGGAACCTCGCGCACGTCGGAGCCGACGAACCGCTCGAGGCCGGCGACGAGATCGCCATCCTTCCACCGCTCGCAGGAGGATGAGCGTGCGGTTCCTCACGTCCGACCCGATCGAGCTCGCTGCCCTCGCCGCCACGGTCGAGTCCCCGGAGCGCGGGGCCGTGGTTTCCTTCCTCGGCGTGGTCCGCAACCACCACGGCGGCCGGCCCGTCGAGCGGCTGCACTACTCGGCTTACGGCCCGATGGCGGAGGCCGAGTGTGCTCGCATCGTGGCTGAAGCGGAGCCGCGTTGGCGGGTGGTGGTGGCCCTGCGCCACCGCACCGGACGGCTCGAGGTCGGTGAGACGGCCGTGGCCATCGTGGTCGGCGGGGCGCACCGCGAGGCAGCGTTCGCGGCCTGCCGCTGGATCATCGAAGAGGTGAAGCGGCGGGTGCCAATCTGGAAGCAGGAGGTCTACGCCGACGGCACGGTGGCGTGGGTGGATCCTACCGCCGCCTCTCACCCGGCGGACGCCGCACCGCAGCCCGCCTGATGTCGAAGCTCGCAACGCCTGAGCCCGTCGATCGCTTCGGCCGGCCGCTCCGCAGTCTGCGGATCTCGGTGACCGACCGCTGCAACATGCGCTGCCGCTACTGCATGCCGGAGGACGAGTACGTCTGGCTCCCGCGCGAGTCCATCCTGAGCTTCGAGGAGCTCGCCCGGCTGACCGCCATCTTCACCAGCCTCGGTGTAAGCAAGGTTCGCCTCACCGGGGGGGAGCCGCTGCTGCGGCACGAGCTCCCCACGCTGGTATCGATGCTCGCCGCCCAGGGCGAGCTCGCGGACCTCGCGCTTACCACCAACGGCATCCTGCTGGAGCGTTCCGCCAGCGCGCTCCGCGCGGCCGGGCTCCGCCGGGTGACGGTCAGCCTGGACACCCTCCGCCCCGAGCGAATGCTCCGCTTCGCCCGGAGCGCGCGCCATGATGACGTGCTGCACGGCATCGCCGCCGCGCGGGCCGCGGGCTTCGACTCGATCAAGCTCAACAGCGTGATCATCCGTGGGTATAACGACGACGAGCTGGTGGAGCTGTTGGAGTTCGGCCGGAGGGAGAAGGTCGAGGTCCGGTTCATCGAGTACATGGATGTGGGCGGTGCGACGACCTGGTCGATGGATCAGGTTGTCTCGCGCCGCGAGGTGCTGGAGCGGCTGGCCGCGCGCTACGGCACGATCACCCCGCTGGAAGAGACCGGCTGGGCGCCGGCCGAGCGGTTCGCGCTGGGCGATGGCACCCAGTTCGGCGTGATCGCGTCCACCACCGCTCCGTTCTGCCGCACCTGCGACCGGAGCCGCCTCACCGCCGACGGCACCTGGCTGCTCTGCCTCTATGGAGAAGAGGGGCTCGATCTTCGGAGCCTGCTCCGCGGCGGCGTGGCGGACGGGGAGATCGCCGCCCGGATCGCGGCCGCCTGGCGGGCCCGCATCGACCGGGGCGCGGAGGAGCGCGCCGCGCTCCCCGCGCGGGGCGTGCTGCATCGGATCGAGAGTCTCCGCGCCGAGCCGCGGCGCGAGATGCACACCCGCGGCGGCTGATGGCGCTTCACGTCGCGCTCATCCAGCCCCTGATCCCTCCCAATACCGGCAACATCGCCCGGCTCTGCGCCGCCACCGACAGCGCCCTGCACCTGATCGAGCCGCTCGGCTTCTCCCTGGAGCAGAGCGAGCTCCGCCGGGCCGGATTGGACTACTGGGACGCGGTGGACCTGTGGGTGCACCCGGACTGGTTCGCTTTCCGCGACGCCATGGGACGGGAGCGGTGCCTCTACTTCTCCTCCAACGCCACTCGCACCTACTGGGAGGCGCCCTACCGCTCGAACAGTTGTCTGGTCTTCGGAAATGAGACCGAGGGCATGCCGGCGCGCATCCTGGAGAAGCACCCGGACCGCTGCTTCCGGATCCCGATGGCAGGGCCGGTTCGGAGCCTCAACCTGGCGACGGCGGTGGGAATCGCGTTGTACGAGGCCATCCGGCATACCAGCGCCGCCGGGTAGCCAGTATATTGCTGCGCCTTAGTCCACGCACCCACGGCCCGCCTGGAGAGTGACTCCCGATGCTTGGCACGATTGCCGTTGTCGGAGCAGGAAACGTCGGCGCCACCGCGGCACAGCGCCTCGCCGAAAAGCAGCTGGCACGCAGCGTGGTGATGATCGATGTCATCGAAGGCGTGCCCCAGGGCAAGGCGCTCGACCAGTGGCAGTCGGGTCCGATCGAGGGGTTCGACACCCGCATCGTCGGCAGCAACAGTTACGAGCCGGCCGCGGGCGCCGATCTGTTCGTGGTGACCGCCGGGATCGCGCGGAAGCCCGGCATGAGCCGGGACGATCTGGTCAAGACCAATGCCGGCATCGTGCGATCGGTGTGCCGGGAGATCGCCCGGGTGGCGCCCCAGACCATCCTCGTGGTGGTCTCCAATCCACTCGACGTCATGTGCTACGTGGCCATGCGGGCCACCGGCTTCCCCCGCGAGCGGGTGGTCGGTATGGCGGGGGTGCTCGACACCGCGCGCTACCGCATGTTCCTGGCGGAGGCGCTGAACGTGTCGGTGGAGGACATTCAGGCGATGGTGCTCGGAGGGCACGGGGATACCATGGTCCCGCTGATCTCGTACACCACCGTCTCGGGCATCCCGGTGAGCCAGCTGATGGATGCCGGCACTCTCGACTCCATTGTGACCCGCACGCGGAACGGCGGGGCGGAGATCGTGGCGTTCCTCAAGACCGGCTCGGCCTACTACGCTCCCAGCGCGGCCGCGGTGCAGATGGTGGAGGCCATCGCACTCGACAAGCGGCGGATCCTGCCGTGCTCGGCCTGGCTGCAGGGAGAGTTCGGCCTGCGCGACGTGTTCTGCGGCGTGCCCTGCAAGCTTGGCCGCGGCGGGCTCGAGCGCATCCTCGAGATCACCCTGAGCGACGCCGAACGG from Gemmatimonadales bacterium includes:
- the moaA gene encoding GTP 3',8-cyclase MoaA, which gives rise to MSKLATPEPVDRFGRPLRSLRISVTDRCNMRCRYCMPEDEYVWLPRESILSFEELARLTAIFTSLGVSKVRLTGGEPLLRHELPTLVSMLAAQGELADLALTTNGILLERSASALRAAGLRRVTVSLDTLRPERMLRFARSARHDDVLHGIAAARAAGFDSIKLNSVIIRGYNDDELVELLEFGRREKVEVRFIEYMDVGGATTWSMDQVVSRREVLERLAARYGTITPLEETGWAPAERFALGDGTQFGVIASTTAPFCRTCDRSRLTADGTWLLCLYGEEGLDLRSLLRGGVADGEIAARIAAAWRARIDRGAEERAALPARGVLHRIESLRAEPRREMHTRGG
- a CDS encoding tRNA (cytidine(34)-2'-O)-methyltransferase produces the protein MALHVALIQPLIPPNTGNIARLCAATDSALHLIEPLGFSLEQSELRRAGLDYWDAVDLWVHPDWFAFRDAMGRERCLYFSSNATRTYWEAPYRSNSCLVFGNETEGMPARILEKHPDRCFRIPMAGPVRSLNLATAVGIALYEAIRHTSAAG
- the mdh gene encoding malate dehydrogenase, giving the protein MLGTIAVVGAGNVGATAAQRLAEKQLARSVVMIDVIEGVPQGKALDQWQSGPIEGFDTRIVGSNSYEPAAGADLFVVTAGIARKPGMSRDDLVKTNAGIVRSVCREIARVAPQTILVVVSNPLDVMCYVAMRATGFPRERVVGMAGVLDTARYRMFLAEALNVSVEDIQAMVLGGHGDTMVPLISYTTVSGIPVSQLMDAGTLDSIVTRTRNGGAEIVAFLKTGSAYYAPSAAAVQMVEAIALDKRRILPCSAWLQGEFGLRDVFCGVPCKLGRGGLERILEITLSDAERTELHKSAEAVRATQAVVDAA